GTGCCTTGTCTTCTGTTACTCAAACCACCGTTGAGGTCGACTCTCTTTCCAACGGTATCGACTTCTCTTCTAGCATTACCCGTGCTCGTTTCGAGGACATCAACGCTACCACATTCAAGGCTACCATTGATCCAGTCGCTAAGGTCTTGAAGGACTCCAAGGTCCCTAAGGCTGATGTTCACGACATTGTCCTTGTCGGTGGTTCCACCCGTATTCCCAAGGTTCAAAGACTCGTTTCTGATTTCTTTGATGGCCGTGCTTTGAACAAGTCTATCAACCCCGATGAGGCTGTCGCCTACGGTGCTGCTGTTCAAGCCGCTGTCCTCACCAACAAGGCTGACTCTGACAAAACTCAagatttgcttttgttgGATGTTGTCCCCCTTTCCTTGGGTGTTGCCATGGAAGGTAATGTTTTCGGTGTTGTTTGCCCTCGCAATACTCCCATTCCTACCATCAAGAAGCGTACTTTCACCACTGTTGCTGACAACCAAACCACCGTTACTTTCCCTGTTTACCAAGGTGAACGTGTCAACTGTGCTGAAAACGAACCTCTTGGTGAGTTCCAACTTACTGGTATCCCTCCTATGCCCCGTGGTCAAGCTGAGTTGGAAGCTACTTTCGAGTTGGATGCCAATGGTATCTTGAAGGTTACCGCTGTTGAAAAGACCACTGGTCGCTCTGCTCACATTGAAATCACCAACTCTGTTGGTCATCTTTCTTCCACTAAGATTCAAGAGATGATTGAAAACGCTGACAAGTTCAAGCAACAAGACAAGGATTTCGCCAAGAAATTAGAGGCTAAGAGCCAACTCGAATCTTACATTTCTAACATTGAGACTACCATCTCTGAGCCCAATGTcatgatgaaattgaagcGTGGTGACAAGTCTAAGATTGAAGCCCAATTGGCTGAGTGCATGTCTCAATTAGAACTTGAGGACACTAACACTGATGCTCTCCGTAAGGCTGAGCTTCGTCTTAAGCGTACCGTTCAAAAGGCCTTTGCATCCCTTCGTTAGATAAGCTAAACAACATGAATTAAGCTTTCGAAGGATTTGTTCATATGCAATTATTGATATCATATAGATACATTATCTAGGACTACCAAAATGTAATTATTACTCGGATATGTACgtttatttgtaatttgAAAGGCAGCATAATTTGAGTGCCTCAAGGCTGGGATAGGTTTGATACTTAAATAAGAGAATCGTTAATTGTGTCCGAATAACACGCTGTAGAAGTAAGTAGAATTTGATTGAGAATCGCTTTTAAAATAGTAGCCCTTAGCTTCGCAAAGATGACTTTTGAGTGTTTTCTATATGTACGGAAGGTTTTCTGTTTGAGCAGAAAATTTGGTGGTGACAATTACCCTGTTGGCCACGCTTAAGTTGCTTGCAATTTTCTAAGCTCACAGAGTTTTCCTTTCGATTAACCTCCCTTCTTGTCATGGGTCTGCTAAATTATAGCAATAAAGTATGTCTAGCTCCCATGGTTAGGATTGGGGAACTTCCCATGAGGTTATTAGCACTTCGATATGGCGCTAATCTAGTATGGGGGCCAGAAATTGTGGATAAAGCTCTTCTGAGTGGAACACCTGTAGAAAGAGTCGTAAATGGTATGTGTTAGTATGAATTACAATTTTAGAAGAAAGATGAGGATTAAATCGATATTGGTTGCTCGTGTAATTACATTGTTCACCCATGCACTTTCGTTTTTCAATACTatatttgatgaattattttttttattaactcgtgtaattacattttttgacatttatttaattgaaaaacaaatttcttcttcctaATTGTGTTATTTTATTCAGTTATTATTGActcaatttaaaatagaTAGGATCAATTGCATCGATTTTGTTAAACCACCTAGCAATAAGGTGTTGTTTCGTGTGCATCCGCTTGAAGCTAATCGattgatttttcaactCGGAAGTGCATCCCCAGAACTTGCAGTGGAAGCAGCAAAACTTGTAGCTAATGATGTTGCAGGCATTGACTTAAACTGTGGTTGCCCCAAACATTTTTCTGTACATGCTGGAATGGGAGCTGgccttttgaaaaatcaagaTCGTCTAGTCAGTATTCTCGATGCTCTAGTGAATGAGATCGGGAAGCCTTACAAAATTTCCATAAGTTGTAAAATTCGTTTATTAGAGACAAAAGAAGATACCCTAAAATTGGTAGAGCGCATATGCGATACAGGAGTTCGAGCAATCACTGTTCATTGCCGTACAACTCCAATGCGAAATACTGAGCCTGCAGATCGTAGTTATTTATCGGAAATTGTAGGCGTCTGTCGAAATAAAGATGTTTCGATCTTAGTAAATGGGGATGTCTTAAGCTATAATGATGGATTGGATGTTATTGAGAAATATGGAGTCGACGGTGTGCTTATCGCCAGAGCTGCTGAAAGGAACGTATCCTGTTTTCGAATAGAGGGCCCACTTTCTAGTTTTAAGGTTGCCGaggagtttttgaaaatggttTGTACTTTGCTTGTTTATTCATTACTAATTGTTGATAGGCTCTTGAGGTTGATAATAATTTTGGGAATACtaaatattgtttaaatcaaatcatGCAGGGTTCATTTCGGAAAAATGTTCGACAACTCGCTCAGACTGCTAAAACTTATGAAGACTTGAAGAAGGCATTTGAGATCGAATACAAGCATTCGGATGCTTCATCGGTCTGCCCTactttagaaaaagaaaaatcattgGTTATATCTTTTGTAGATTTGCCCAGTTTTTTGGAGTCTTTATTAGCGTCCaatattttaaagcaaCTAAGTAGGCTTCATTTCACAAAAATCTTTGCAGTAAGTGAAGAGGAAGATATTTGCAAGCAGCTAGACGATATTCATGAGAAGTTTTTGTGCCACGGAATTGcactttctttaatttcagCTGATAACCTAGCTTCTGCAATCGCTAGTGCTCATCTGGTCATATGCATGGAAAAAGACGAATCTATTATGAATGAGGCTGTATGCgatcaaaaaataactaTTCGTTTGCCGATCAATTCCAATACGAATGAAGCTGTAGTGGAATGTGAAAATAAGTCAATGCAAAGCAAACATGCATTGGATATAATTCAAGAAAGGATAAAGGATTTAGAAGAGAAAGCTCAAGTCGTTTAGTTTTTCGTGTagttaaaaagtttttgtatAGTTTTGAAGTACTTACTGAGCATGTTTggttaatgaaaattattcTTATATCTTTTCGCTGCTTTGGTAAAGTTGAAGCATGGATTCTATCGTCTCccataaatgaaaaaagcattttttattagaattATTATTGAGTTgaatccaaaaatttaattgctATTATTTAGGAAACAGA
This region of Schizosaccharomyces pombe strain 972h- genome assembly, chromosome: II genomic DNA includes:
- the dus2 gene encoding tRNA dihydrouridine synthase Dus2, coding for MGLLNYSNKVCLAPMVRIGELPMRLLALRYGANLVWGPEIVDKALLSGTPVERVVNDRINCIDFVKPPSNKVLFRVHPLEANRLIFQLGSASPELAVEAAKLVANDVAGIDLNCGCPKHFSVHAGMGAGLLKNQDRLVSILDALVNEIGKPYKISISCKIRLLETKEDTLKLVERICDTGVRAITVHCRTTPMRNTEPADRSYLSEIVGVCRNKDVSILVNGDVLSYNDGLDVIEKYGVDGVLIARAAERNVSCFRIEGPLSSFKVAEEFLKMALEVDNNFGNTKYCLNQIMQGSFRKNVRQLAQTAKTYEDLKKAFEIEYKHSDASSVCPTLEKEKSLVISFVDLPSFLESLLASNILKQLSRLHFTKIFAVSEEEDICKQLDDIHEKFLCHGIALSLISADNLASAIASAHLVICMEKDESIMNEAVCDQKITIRLPINSNTNEAVVECENKSMQSKHALDIIQERIKDLEEKAQVV
- the sks2 gene encoding ribosome-associated molecular chaperone Sks2, encoding MSEVYEGAIGIDLGTTYSCVAVWETANVEIIPNDQGARTTPSFVAFTETERLVGDAAKNQAAMNPRNTVFDAKRLIGRRYEDPETQKDIKHWPFKVIDNNGIPTIEVNYLGEKKQFTAQEISAMVLTKMKEISEAKLNKRVEKAVITVPAYFSDSQRAATKDAGAIAGLNVLRIINEPTAAAIAYGLDAKSDKPKNVLIFDLGGGTFDVSLLKIQGGVFEVLATAGDTHLGGEDFDNALVEHFIQEFKRKQKIDISDDPRALRRLRSACERAKRALSSVTQTTVEVDSLSNGIDFSSSITRARFEDINATTFKATIDPVAKVLKDSKVPKADVHDIVLVGGSTRIPKVQRLVSDFFDGRALNKSINPDEAVAYGAAVQAAVLTNKADSDKTQDLLLLDVVPLSLGVAMEGNVFGVVCPRNTPIPTIKKRTFTTVADNQTTVTFPVYQGERVNCAENEPLGEFQLTGIPPMPRGQAELEATFELDANGILKVTAVEKTTGRSAHIEITNSVGHLSSTKIQEMIENADKFKQQDKDFAKKLEAKSQLESYISNIETTISEPNVMMKLKRGDKSKIEAQLAECMSQLELEDTNTDALRKAELRLKRTVQKAFASLR